A portion of the Hoylesella buccalis ATCC 35310 genome contains these proteins:
- a CDS encoding helix-turn-helix domain-containing protein, producing the protein MAENEIITQEDPQMQLFSQLMEGTLKKLERYCATARPMLDGEVYLSSEEVCSHLRLSTRTLQEYKNARILPFYKIGGKILYKQSDIQTMLEKYYNPIPQTGKL; encoded by the coding sequence ATGGCAGAGAATGAAATCATTACGCAGGAAGACCCTCAGATGCAGTTATTTTCACAACTGATGGAAGGTACTTTGAAGAAGTTGGAGCGGTATTGTGCCACAGCTCGTCCGATGTTAGATGGCGAGGTTTACCTTTCGAGCGAGGAAGTGTGCAGCCACTTACGGCTCAGCACACGCACGCTCCAAGAGTATAAAAATGCAAGAATACTTCCATTCTACAAAATCGGAGGGAAGATACTTTACAAACAGAGCGACATACAAACAATGCTTGAAAAGTATTATAATCCAATACCGCAAACAGGTAAGTTATGA
- a CDS encoding helix-turn-helix domain-containing protein: MKLIIIDRKAWERHRSEFADFIHRVEKLIGNPPKNEQWLDNEAVCKRLGISKRTLQSYRDTGKIPFSMIGHKCYYKQTDISEMLNEVKK, translated from the coding sequence ATGAAACTCATTATCATCGACCGCAAAGCGTGGGAGCGGCATCGCTCCGAATTTGCAGACTTTATCCACCGTGTGGAAAAACTCATTGGTAATCCTCCTAAGAACGAGCAATGGCTCGACAACGAAGCCGTGTGCAAGCGTTTGGGCATAAGCAAGCGTACCCTGCAATCATACCGAGATACGGGAAAAATCCCTTTCTCCATGATTGGGCACAAGTGTTATTACAAACAGACCGACATCAGCGAAATGCTGAATGAAGTCAAAAAATGA